In Haliotis asinina isolate JCU_RB_2024 chromosome 15, JCU_Hal_asi_v2, whole genome shotgun sequence, one DNA window encodes the following:
- the LOC137265411 gene encoding vitelline envelope sperm lysin receptor-like has protein sequence MSLVPVLLVIACVTSVWAAIPPGYILRLTSNCGKENVKGAEIAIVTDLDLAANAACAKSRENFTSTDGVNYKLTVGYPGHGAHPCMFQKRKGARVYVLKVYVSYGPPGTAVHHSQEEYTVTCTFDPKNKQLTKQLKIGASRMAPKDVQSWKGKNTKAYIRLLLVDVLGRDMHGQRLAVGRKVRLKASATGTAPNERGLRPVSCDAIGINTGARLPLIRSGCGDGWFIKKNKGFTTKGLSCYSPFFNAFTFPNKEPIRFQCNFTLCDRNCNGDSCAVANGRRRKSTSDERFIPACSGLYSEEIIDNRKHDQLLWRQASVHAWVARVYIWTPVVMMMALTVLTALVGVICACERRTRGYKLAPKVNVLARRPCGCTWNGQPDFRCCDEGCICSCHSQNNTNSFAHLDTEKPCTVKFPRGGKIPSYTSHSEV, from the exons AGTGTCTGGGCTGCTATACCCCCCGGCTACATTTTGAGAT TGACTTCCAACTGCGGAAAGGAAAATGTCAAAGGTGCCGAAATCGCCATAGTAACAGATTTAGACTTAGCGGCCAATGCAGCCTGTGCCAAGTCTCGCGAGAACTTCACCTCGACTGACGGAGTTAACTACAAGCTGACAGTCGGATACCCTGGTCACGGCGCTCATCCCTGCATGTTCCAG AAACGGAAAGGTGCCCGTGTGTACGTCTTGAAGGTGTACGTGTCTTACGGACCTCCGGGTACTGCCGTACACCACAGTCAAGAAGAGTACACCGTCACGTGCACGTTCGATCCAAAGAATAAGCAGCTCACCAAACAGCTGAAGATCGGAGCTAG CCGGATGGCACCAAAGGATGTGCAGTCATGGAAGGGGAAGAACACAAAGGCCTACATTCGCCTGCTGCTGGTTGACGTCTTGGGGCGAGACATGCATGGTCAACGGCTGGCGGTAGGACGCAAGGTGCGGCTGAAGGCCTCGGCTACAG GTACTGCTCCCAACGAACGCGGTCTGCGACCTGTATCATGCGACGCTATCGGGATAAACACAGGAGCTAGGTTACCCCTGATCAGGTCGGG GTGCGGTGACGGATGGTTCATTAAAAAGAACAAGGGTTTCACCACCAAAGGCCTGTCCTGCTACAGCCCTTTCTTCAACGCTTTCACCTTCCCCAACAAGGAACCTATTCGGTTTCAGTGCAACTTCACTCTCTGTGACAGAAACTGTAACGGG GACTCTTGCGCTGTAGCCAATGGAAGAAGACGGAAATCCACATCCG ACGAGAGATTCATTCCGGCTTGTTCTGGTTTATATTCTGAAGAAATAATCGACAACCGGAAACATGATCAGCTTCTGTGGAGACAGGCGTCCGTTCATGCTTGGGTAGCCAGGGTGTACATTTGGACGccagtagtgatgatgatggcatTGACTGTTCTTACAGCACTCGTAGGAGTTATATGCGCGTGCGAAAGGCGGACGAGAGGGTACAAGTTGGCACCGAAGGTCAATGTATTGGCCAGGAGGCCTTGCGGTTGCACTTGGAATGGCCAGCCAGATTTCAGATGTTGCGATGAGGGATGTATATGCTCTTGCCATTCTCAGAACAACACAAACAGCTTTGCACATCTGGACACGGAGAAACCATGCACAGTCAAATTCCCCAGGGGAGGTAAAATACCTTCTTACACCAGCCACAGTGAAGTGTGA